Proteins co-encoded in one Marinobacter gudaonensis genomic window:
- the ubiH gene encoding 2-octaprenyl-6-methoxyphenyl hydroxylase: MATFDTDLIIAGGGLAGATLALAVARAVPSLRVTVVEAFPLSPDALPESYQPSYDARSTALAWGSRLIFEELGLWQRLAEHATPIKHIHVSDRGHFGATRLHAVDHGQEALGYVADNRWMGLCLMRELLDTGVQWRAPAEVTDMIPMPGGVRVRLSEGDDTREMSARCLVVADGGRSGLREKLGFQPDRHSYGQNALIANVSTSDSHDFTAFERFTEAGPMALLPHGSPARAGHQSALVWTLSDDALGQVLELSDEEKCRWLQKRFGWRLGRFTRIGTCHHYPLTLTTVSEPVRPGVALVGNAAHALHPVAGQGFNLALRGLMTLVEQFRLAEENGLGIGDLEVLGRYQSLHRQDWQQTVRFSDSLIRLFGQPMAPVVAARDAGLVGLDLLPGAKRWFARKAMGLGGRRAVIDRPGNHPQETIGHE, encoded by the coding sequence GTGGCCACGTTCGATACCGATCTGATCATTGCCGGCGGCGGTCTGGCCGGCGCGACTTTGGCGTTGGCGGTGGCCCGGGCGGTGCCGTCGCTACGGGTTACGGTGGTGGAGGCTTTTCCGCTTTCGCCGGATGCCCTGCCCGAGAGTTACCAGCCCAGTTACGACGCCCGTTCCACGGCGCTTGCCTGGGGCTCACGCCTGATCTTCGAGGAGCTGGGGCTGTGGCAGCGGTTGGCCGAGCATGCCACGCCCATCAAGCACATTCACGTTTCCGACCGGGGCCACTTTGGCGCCACCCGATTGCACGCCGTCGACCACGGCCAGGAGGCCCTGGGCTATGTGGCCGACAACCGCTGGATGGGCCTTTGCCTGATGCGGGAGCTGCTGGATACAGGGGTGCAGTGGCGCGCGCCGGCGGAAGTTACCGACATGATACCCATGCCCGGCGGCGTTCGGGTGCGCCTGTCGGAGGGCGATGACACCCGTGAAATGTCCGCCCGATGCCTGGTGGTGGCCGATGGCGGCCGATCGGGATTGCGGGAGAAACTCGGGTTCCAGCCCGATCGCCACAGCTATGGCCAGAATGCCCTGATCGCCAATGTCTCCACCAGCGACAGCCATGACTTTACCGCGTTCGAGCGCTTCACCGAGGCCGGTCCCATGGCGTTGCTGCCCCACGGTTCGCCGGCCCGCGCAGGGCACCAGTCGGCGCTGGTCTGGACCCTGTCTGATGACGCCCTGGGGCAGGTGCTTGAGCTGTCCGACGAGGAAAAATGCCGCTGGCTGCAAAAGCGGTTTGGCTGGCGGCTTGGCCGGTTTACCCGCATTGGCACCTGCCACCATTACCCGCTGACCCTGACCACGGTGTCCGAGCCGGTGCGCCCGGGCGTGGCCCTCGTAGGCAACGCCGCCCATGCGCTGCACCCGGTCGCCGGTCAGGGTTTCAATCTGGCGCTGCGGGGGCTGATGACGCTGGTTGAGCAGTTCCGGTTGGCGGAGGAGAACGGCCTTGGCATTGGTGATCTGGAAGTGCTGGGCCGCTACCAGAGCCTGCATCGTCAGGACTGGCAACAGACGGTGCGGTTTTCCGATTCCCTGATACGTCTGTTTGGCCAGCCCATGGCGCCGGTCGTCGCCGCTCGCGATGCCGGTCTGGTAGGCCTGGATCTGCTGCCCGGTGCCAAGCGCTGGTTTGCCCGCAAGGCCATGGGACTGGGCGGGCGGCGTGCGGTGATCGACCGGCCCGGCAATCACCCGCAGGAGACCATTGGCCATGAGTGA